In Desulfobacter hydrogenophilus, the genomic stretch CATGCATATGGGGATTCATGGCCCCGACGAATTAATTGCCGACTATAAACGAAGAGAAGCCCGAGATCAGCATGCTGATTTTGGGATGGCAAGAAGATTTCTTAGAATGGCAATGTGTCTGATGCGAACACACCAAGCTTATCTGCCAAAGCACTTAAGAAGCCAACAGTGCCTGATGAAAGAACGAGCCCGTTATTATCAAGAAGCTTGGCCGTTACTCATGGATAAATGGAGAAGGGTCAGGATGTTAGATATTGCATTCGATAAAAAAATGCCCTTAGGGCAATGGCGCAACATGATACAGGAGCTTTATGGCATAAAATTGAGTTTGTAAATAAAATATAGGTTCAGATTGTTGTCTCGGATCAGAATTTTAACGATTTTTGCGGACGGGATGGCTTCATTTATACTGTCGCATTGGATCTGGTTAACATATCTCATTGACGGCTAATAATAGAATGTCCACCATGTCCGCTCCAATATTTTCATTATGGCTCAAAGGTGCTCTGATCCTCGGAAATTATGCCGAGATATCTTGTTACACCAGTATGCCAAATTTTGGATTTATAGGGCATGGTCTTCCACCAGTAACGCTAAATTTTTAGAATTGATGACATTGGGATACAATTGATCTTATTGGTATCATTAAAAAACCGATCGTATCGGACAGGAATGGTACGTCTCAAAAAAAAATTGAAAATATTCCTTGTTTTTTCTCTGGTGCTCTATCATTACTCACCATCATAGATAGGGTTTAATGAGAAGCATCCATACAATTGTTGTAAGATTTAATAATTTGCTCAGTGAGTAACTCTATATTTTTACAGAATCAGCAAAGCTTTTTTAAAAGCAAAGCTGATTCTATTTAAAATTCGATTATCGTTTTAAATCTTAATTCTGTGATACCTTTTTTTGCCAGCTCTCAGGATAATTTCATGGTTTATAAGATGATCGGCACAGACCGGCAGATCAAAAACCGTCACATTGTCTCCATTTATATATGCCCCGCCCTGGCTTATCAGGCGCCGGGCCTCTCCAGCTGTTTTGGAAAGACCTGTTCGATGAAAGAGCTGATAAGCCGGGATTCCATCATCCAGTTCTCCCATGGAGACCTGGGTGGTGGGAAGAGTGCTTGGGGAAACAGCCGTCCCCTGTCTCGGTATGGTTGAGGATGGTAATATCTCATCAAAAATTTCGCGGTTACCAAAGGCTGCCGCTGCTGCGGCCTTTGCCTTTAAAGCCTCTTCTCTACTATGGGCCAGGCAAGTGGCTTCAAATGCGAGAACCTCCTTGGCCTGGTTTAGTCTCGCGTCTGAAAGTGAGGTGATGTGATCGATTTCAGCCATTGGCAGAAAGGTGAAAAGAGAGAGAAACCGAACCACATCCCGGTCATCAGTATTCACCCAGAATTGATAATAGTCATAAGGAGAGGTTTTTTCGGGATCGAGCCAGACAGCACCACTAGCTGTTTTCCCCATTTTACTGCCGTCGCTTTTGGTAATTAGTTTGAAAGTGATTCCAAATACGTTTTCCTGCCTGGTCTTTCGAACCAGGTCTACACCAGCCAAGATATTTCCCCACTGGTCACTGCCCCCCATCTGGAGCATGCAGTGGTGGCGGTCAAAAAGTTTGAGAAAATCATAGGCCTGGAGGAGCATATAGTTGAATTCGATAAAGCTGAGCCCCTCTTCGGATTCAATGCGCTGACGGTAGCTTTCCGCCTTAATCATCCGGTTGATGCTGAAATGCCTACCGATATCCCGCAGAAAGGGGACATAGTCAAGGGTGGCAAGCCAGTCAGCATTGTTTGCTAAAAGTGCCTTGTTGTCCTTAAAATCGATAAATTTTGACAATTGATTTTTGATACCCATAACATTTTTGTCAATGGTATCCAGGGTCATCATCTGCCTCATTTCAGTCTTGCCGCTGGGGTCTCCGATCATGCCTGTTCCCCCACCTACCAAGGCAATGGGACGGTGGCCGTTTTGTTGCATATGGGATAGGGACATGATTGGAATCAGATGACCGACATGGAGACTGTCCGCAGTCGGGTCGAAACCGATATAGCAGCTTCCCCCCTCTTTGTTCAGGTAGGATTCCAGCTCTGCTGCATGGGTTTGATTGTCAATAAATCCACGTTCTTTCAGGATGTCCAGTACATTCATTTTTCGATAATCCTATGTAATTAAAAATAAAAAAAGGGCTGCAACCCGGAAATGTGTTGCAGCCCTTTAAAATAAAAAATGCTACAGACACTTCCGGCCTGTAGCATTGAATTTTCGTTTGTTTTTAAATCAGATCAAGAAACACCACGGCAGCCAGATATGTAATACCCGTAATAATAATAGGTCTGTTTGGCAGCAATGTGGTGTTGCAAATTAATTCTCCAATTTTAAAAAATGCTGTATAACATTGCCGTTGAATAAAAATCAAGTTTTTTTAGTAAGTTGATGAGATCCTATAAAAAATTTTTCATTCCATCTTAAAATTCCGGCGAATCACATGCGATAGACTATGTCTATAATTCTGGGCTAAGAGCCTCGCCAGGAAATGCGTTGGCTTGTTTTTCCAGTGCTCAGTGGTTTGCAAAACCCAGGAGCGTGCCTTTGTATTTAAATTGCCCAGTCCAATTTTTCTGATTTTCAGGATTTTTGAAAATAGGAATTGGGTCCACAATATGTCTATCATTGGACACCCGAACCGATTTAGAATCAGCATTCAATAACATAAGCATTGTGGAGGGTATTAAAAATTTTTCATTGAGGACTATGTCATAAACAAAATACCATCAATATCGAATTTAAAAGCCACGACTATTATTAAATAGTTTTGATCATCAAGCTGTCCTCTCATGAGACCCTTAATTTAATGTACAAGCTTTATTGTTTATTATTTTTTGAAAATTAAAAGCTTACAAATTTTACAATTCCATTAAATTTTTTAACAAATAAAAACTTGATTTTTGGCTCCCAAAATATAATTTTAAACCTTTTTTTAACATGTCTGGACGGTATTAAATCTTTCCAGATACTGTAAAAAGAAACCCAGGTATCAGGCAAAGGTAATGAATTTGTACGAATCACAAGGGGAAATTTAACTATATTAAAAAATGGAAACTTTAAGCCAAACAAGAATCATTCTCAGCACTATGGAACGATTGGATTCCCGGGAGCATCTGCCTGCTGATCTTTCAGCACTTTTGGGGAAAACAGCCCTGCTTCAGGCAGAAAACAC encodes the following:
- the tyrS gene encoding tyrosine--tRNA ligase, translating into MNVLDILKERGFIDNQTHAAELESYLNKEGGSCYIGFDPTADSLHVGHLIPIMSLSHMQQNGHRPIALVGGGTGMIGDPSGKTEMRQMMTLDTIDKNVMGIKNQLSKFIDFKDNKALLANNADWLATLDYVPFLRDIGRHFSINRMIKAESYRQRIESEEGLSFIEFNYMLLQAYDFLKLFDRHHCMLQMGGSDQWGNILAGVDLVRKTRQENVFGITFKLITKSDGSKMGKTASGAVWLDPEKTSPYDYYQFWVNTDDRDVVRFLSLFTFLPMAEIDHITSLSDARLNQAKEVLAFEATCLAHSREEALKAKAAAAAAFGNREIFDEILPSSTIPRQGTAVSPSTLPTTQVSMGELDDGIPAYQLFHRTGLSKTAGEARRLISQGGAYINGDNVTVFDLPVCADHLINHEIILRAGKKRYHRIKI